ttcttgagccagggtctctctgcatagccctggctgttttggaactcactatgtagtccaggctggccttgaactcacaaagatctgtctgcctgtggAACAAAAAGGCTTGTGCCATCCTGTCTGGctctttttgcttgcttgcttgttttatttacAAACCAAAATCCAAAATTTTATCTTAGGAAattaagaaggaggaggaggaggagaaaaatatGTCTAAGATAAGTAGAAGAAATGAAATCCCAAGAATTAAATATCATGACACTGACAATGGGAGACATAGCGATGAGCCGATGAAGGCAAGTTCATGCAGTACACGAAGCTGCAGCTGTGCCCACGGTGCAGATGATCACAATATGGACTGGAAGGGAGGTTGAAACTACCAACCCCATTGGCGGTAAGAGGGCAGTGACTGAATGTATATTATACCCACAATGTTTATTGATAGATGAGATGAACCAAGACCTTGAAAGACATGCCAACAACCTCACAGTGAAAGCTTACCCAAACAATCCTGTACCTGACTCAAAAAACTAAATGAACAGTTTTCAATCTTCTCTTGAAGAGAGTCAAGCCTAGATGGTTTCAGTTGAGCAGATACACCTCAGATCTGAATAGGCAATGTTCCGAAGAAGACATATGAATGTCTGATAAATATAAAGGGGTGTTCAGCTCATTGACATTGGATGGAATGTAAAATACAACCACAAGGTGCTAACCCAGCAGAATGCAACTTACTAAGAAGTTCActgcagggactggagagatagtgcaacagttaagagcactggctgcttgctcttctagaggacccaggttcaattcccagagcccaccAAATGATTCaaaaccatatgtaactccagacTCAGGGACCTGATactatcttctggcttctgcaggcactgaaTATATATGGTACATAGATAtgcatgaaagcaaaacactgtacccataaaaataaatagaagaaaagtaGTAGAGATAGCAAATCCACCAGATGTGAAGATCTAAATGTAGGGTCAAAAATCATGGGAAAGGTAACATGAGGTTTCTAAAATATCACTCTCCACAGCAGttacaaaggaaataaacagTTCAGAGGTTACAGTGCAATTCATTCTAATTTAAAAGctttaagtcagtggttctcaaccttcctaatgctgcaacccttaatACAGTTGTTTTAATATGGTTTCCTTgtgttgttgctacttcataactgtaattttgctactgttataaatcataatataagtaTCTATGTTACCTaatggtcttaagtgacccctatgaaagagtcatTCGACCTCAAAGAGTCttgacccaaaggttgagaaccacagctctccATGATGACAGAAGTATTCAAAGGGACTCAAGAGAGACGTATAACATTTAACCAAATGAAGGAGACACACGGACAAGGAACTCCACAGAGTCGGTGACTTCTGTAAAAGAGTCAAACAGGAGCCTTGGAAATGAAGGCTCGATAAGACCAGTGAACACGGCTGCAGGCGTCAGCAACTGACCAGCTCAGAGAAGAAAGATTATCTATATTTAAGGACAGGTTTTAAAACAAATTCCaatcacacaaaagaaaacattaaagataaagaaagataATTCACTACAGCTGGAATCTCCATAGCTCCGCTTCAGAATGCCTAGTCTCTAGCTGAAAGTCCTAAGCTGAGAGGTTGTGGAACCTTAGAAGGTTCCAGAGGGCGCAGTTCATGACTAGAGGTTATGCGTCTGGTTAGCTTGGCCTCTAGTTCCAGGCTCACACTTTGAGCTCAGCTTCCTCTCCTGTTATGGACTGGAATGTTCTAGAACCATGGGCTAAAATCAGTCTTCTCTCCTTTAACTTGTTTTTGTCAGGAACTTTGGTCGCAAAGATTTGATTATTACAAGTCTCTGTGTGCCCAAGGCAGAGCACTCGGTTCTATAAAACAgacccaaaggaaagaaagataagcTACAATCTAATAACAGCGAGCGACTCCCATACTCTGCTCTCACCAGCGGACACAATAACTAGACCGACCAACGCAGAGGCATGAGGAGTGAGGTGCGTTGGAGACCAGATAGACAGAAGGACGGACAAAAGTCAGCACAGAACTAACTACCCAGTACATACAGAGTAGATCCTTTTCACTCCCGTGGAACTTCCTCTAGACCATGTCATATATTAAGTTACAAAACAGACACTGGTAAGTGGATTAAAATGATATTCTCTATATTTTCTTATCACAGCTAGACAAAACCACaagtcaataataaaaaaattaggaATTATGCCATGAAGggagtttttttaaagattttttttcactctCTAACTCTGGTTGAtctggaatttactgtgtagaccaggctgatctcagactcacagaggtcagcccacctctgcctccacggagctgagattaaagatggaGCCTACACCTTTGAGTAAACTTAAAGGAGAACTAACGGCAGAGAGAAATGTCTTCAAACTATGTATACACTAAAGAACTATGTCCAAGAGAAAAGGGCTTGGGAATTAAGCAACTAAAAAGAGCCCCTGTAGAAAACGGGTATAAAACAATTACAGACGTTTAGCAAAGGAAGTGTTTTGTACTATGTCACTCAGCcataaaaggaagaaaccacGAATTGGAATAGCAACCTCAGGAGGCTGCCCACCAGGATTCCACACATCCAGCATCCTCAAAACCACTGACTGGTGGAGATGAAAACCCAGTTGGTTTCTAGACATGGTGAAGTGGAGGCTGGACTGACAGGAAAGGATCATGGCGACTGTGTGTCCCCAGGAAAGTTGGTTactctctctgagcttcagtttacatttccatagaATGGTCATTATCACCCCAACCCTACATTCTGGTTGATTGTGTTTCACCTTACAAACTTTCCTGCCTTGTCATCGATGGCCTGATGtttcacttcttttcccagagacAACAAGCCATTTTATTGGCCTGATCAGCATCATCTAAAACAGCACCAGGTCCAGCCTCTGGTGAAAGGATTAGGCATGCCCTGCTGTGCCCGCTGTAAGTCACACTGCCAGTGACACCAGCACACACCAGGGGCATGCCATTCAGCCCAGAGAAGTTTCAAATGGAGAGAATGCAGTAAGGTTTGAAATATCACTTAAGAGTAACCCAGACCCATATCCCAGCCAGGACAAACCCCATAtggctgtgtgtggtgtgatgcAGGTGGATCCGCCATTTCTGGGATTTCAGCCAAATTTATTTCTCCTCACTTACTCTACTGCAGTACACTCTCCTCCTGCACTTCTTAAACTCTCCTGCTGTGGGGCTCGGCCTTCGATGTTCTTTCTGCTTGGAAGACTCTGTATTCTCAGAAGGATCAAGTTAAGTTCTCAGGACATTCAGGTTACATTTAATGTCCTGTCACTTCCTCATAGATTCCTTCCTCAACTCCTCTGCCTAAAGTGttcatacatcacacacacacacacacacacacacacacacacacacacacccaacaccatgactatacacatacacaacgcCATGATGACACAGATACCAcaccacattcacacatacatcacGTACATACGgcatgactacacacacacacacacacacacacacacacatacacacacacacacacacacaggNNNNNNNNNNNNNNNNNNNNNNNNNNNNNNacacacacacacacacacacaggtcataTACACTAGACATGTACACTATgactacacacaaacatatcctCCCAAAGTGCACACTCgaacacacacgagcacacatgcacacagaccatGATTaattacacatacacaacaccatgatgacacacacaccacatatatgcCACATAATACAACATgattacacacatacatcagaCACACTAATACCATGATTACATGCAAATACTCCCTTACCTCTGCCcccacataccacaaacacacaccacactcatacCAGGACCGCACATATCACAATATAGCACATacgcacatgtatacatatagcacatatacacatacatcacatacataccaTGACTACACACACATCAGACACCTATACACCACACACTGACACCATGACAACACAAAAATACCCACCCCAtaaccgcacacacacacacatacacactcacacattcaatCACCTTGCTGTTTTTTTCCTCCTCGCCCTTTGACCCTGCAGAATTCTCTTCCACACTCTGGGCCCACATTTTCTTAGCTAAGGAATGTCAGCTCCTCCATGGTCTGAGGGGTAGGCGTGAAGGTCATACACTGTTTAatcctcatcttccttctccGATGCTCTTGTTATTTGCATACAGACAGGCTCTTACATAGTAGCCCAAACCTTCCCTGAACTCACTTCAcaattgaggatgaccttgaacttctgaccctcctgccttcacctacctccccagtgctggaatggAGTGGAAGGTTTGGCTTCTGCCAAGCCAGTTCTGCCAGCCATGCTCCATCTGCTGATCCAACCTGCCTGTTCAGCCAATGTTTTCAAAAGTGCTCTTATTTATTGTTTGACGagttcacacacatgtaaacGGTGTATCTTGATCCTATCCACCccaactccccttcccacccaccccctgcaCCTCAACATGATCTtccccttctgttttctctcctttattaTTGTTAACCCTGTGAGTCCAGTCAGTGCTGGCGTTAGAATGCTGCCCGCGCTTATCCAGTGTTTGCGGTGCCTGCGCTGCACGCTCTGGGCACACAGGCACGGCAGCCGGTTTGCACCTGCAGGGGTCTCAGGCTCACAATTGTCCTTGAGGCCATCAGTGTGTGAGAAAATGAGCTAGAAAAACTGCATCCCGACCATGGTGAGCAtggggcagaagcaggctggAAAGAGGGACAGGAAGACTTCTTGGGAGTTAGATCTGCATTGTCCACAAAGCAGCGGGCTTTTTGTCCTCTTGCCAAAGGATGTCTAGAGCTGACCCAAACACTGGATGGGCTGCTCTCAGCGCTGACCAGCAGAAGGCCCTTGGCCTTCCTCTGATTTATTGCCCGTGACTAGGCCCTACCTCGGTCATTAAAACCAGAATCAGTAGGATTTTCCCCAGCACATTCAACATGCTGCAGACTCGCTCCTCCACCCTCTCAGGACACAATAAGCTCTGGTTCCTGACCTTAGTTGTCCTTGTGGCCCTGGCTCAGACATCCCCAGGTAACCAAAATGGTGgtgagatggggagagggagagcggCAGCCTACCCACTGCATCTTTGGGACGGTGTCCATGGGGTTGGGAGGAATAGCCTGCAGGAACAGCCGAGAGAAAAGTAGAGTTGTTTGGGGaacatgtgtgaggccctgggtatGATCTCCAGTACTgggatggaaggaaaagaaaatggaaggagggagggaagaaaaaaaagggaaagagaaggtgagGACGGGGAGAACGAAGGgagtgagaaagggagggagggaagcaaaaAGGAatagaggggggagaggaggaaggaagagaggaggggaggaaaagaggagagaagtgaATAGGGTATAAGGGTATAAGGGAGGTAGGCAGCaataggaggagggagaagagaagagagggggcagTGACAGGGATGTGCTTTCCTGTGGGTAGTCACACTGATGCTTCTCACTGGGGGGACTGGGGATGCAAGCAGAGAGCAAGCAAATCCTTGTTCCCTGGCAACAATGCCTCCTCTGCTCCCAATATCTCCAGTCTGACCCCAGGCTCCCGCTTCAGTCCCCTCCACTGGTCCCATCCCTTAAGGTAACCAATGCATTCCCTTCACCTCCCCCTTGAAGCAAGGCAGAATAGGCATCTTGCTCTTAGGATGTGTGTTGGGAAATGCCTGGGCAGACAGACGTTGGGGATCTACAGGCTCATCCTAGGCTGCAGACATGGAGCTGTGGTTAGGGCAGAAGATTATGTGTGGCAGCCAGAGATCAACATCAAATGGCTTCTGCTCACTTTCCACACAAGAATAgttattacttttattaataaCTATTATAGGATGACGGttgtggctgttctggaactcactatgtagaccaggctgcctttgtactcagagatccacctgccttccaaattctgggattaaagatgtgtgctaccatgcctggtaccaccttatttttgagacagcgcTATTTCTATGCCTGGAACACACAGAATAGCTcggctggttggccagtgagctccagggatccacctgtttgTACTCTCCCATTTAATGGGCTACAGATGTGTGGTGCTGTGCCCAactcttatgtgggtgctggctgCCCAAACCTCCATCCTCATGCTTACAAAGTGAGTGTGTCCCCTGCTGAGGGACTCCCCCCCAGCCCAAGTTCCTGGCTTTGTTATTGGATCTCTGATTGTTCTAGAGagttggggcgggggggggggtgggggtgggaggaagaaaaggtcTTGGTTACCATGGATTGTAAACCGCCTTAAAGTCTGGAGAAGACAGGGCAGAGGAGACTGTTATGACATTTCAGAGAATGCCAGCACACCATCTGCAGAATCCTAACATGGGGAGAGGAAGCCAACCTGAGATTGGTTTTCCCAGCtttagtggagagagagagagagagagagagagagagagagagagagagagagagagagagaactcagatttacttctagtagaggaTTTGGggagagacaaggagagggaATTTGTAATTTACATTGGGGTCTCAATGCCTCCCCGAACCCACCGttctcccgggggggggggtctgccgACATTCTCGGGATGTACAAGTGTATCCTCTTCACGCAGTCCCTCTCTGTTCACTGTGATAGAGGGATGGTTCAGAAACTGCTTTTATGGCTTGGGGAAATGCAGGCGCATATGCAGGGCcaatgagaagaagaaagagaggtgtGGAGAGAGAACGTTTTGCTGCATCAGAGAAACAAACTCCAGACTATCCCACATCCCAGTGACCAAAGATCGGAAAAAGGATGGTATGTATCTGTTTCAGACTTCTGGCTGCCGTGTTTCAGTCGTCACCTTAACAAGTCAGGGACACATACAATACCCTCCGCCGGAGCTTCTGAGGGTTCATTAATCAATGCCCATTGCAAAGGGGTCTTGACATGGGTCATCAAGTGTCCTACTTTTCATAAGGATCATACACTTAACTTAGGTTAGCAGTCTCCAAACTCACGTAGAAGTGAGGAAGGTGCAGAGGAAATCTGGACGAATCCATTGGGTGTGGCTAAGCTTCTTTACCAACCATGGCCTCCACTCACCCCTGAAATGGAAATTTCAGGCTGGACTACTATAATTCAAGATATCTTTAAAGCTTCATTCTTCAGAACATGAAGAGACACTGCTTTCTCGGGCAAAGCGGGGAGGGAGGTGGTGGAAATCAGCCTATTGGTCAGCCGCAATCCTAACGTGTACAGGACACACTTCTTGGTCCTCACTATACATGCATAACCTTCCGACGACCTTCAACCGAATGACCTTCCAAGTTGGCCTCCAGGGCACCTACTCAACCCGCCACCTGCTGCCTTAGCTACTTCTCCCAATGCTGTGAAGAAATGTCCCTAACAGAAGCTACATAAGAAGGGATGTAACTTCCAGTCAGAGGAGGGATTCCTTCTGCTCACAGCACCTGCAGTAGGCAGGTGTATCCCAAGGCAGCTgtatccacagccaggaagcagagaagaatggCTGCATGTTCAGCTCTCCATTTAGAAATGCAGTCTGGGACCTGCTTCCCAGCCCCCAGGCAGGGTTGGTCATGGCAGTTCCGTTGTCTTTCCCTCACTGGCATGCCTCGAGCCTTGTGCCTTCCgtgattctagatcttgtcaGGATTTCAATCCATATTAACGACCACACCTCCCTCTACTATTCTGGTTGGGCAGCCATCCTTCCGCCCATGGCCCAAAAGCTCCTAAAGGTGATCCCAAACCCCAGTCCCCTAGAATGTGAGGCTTGGAGAGAGGGTCTTTAAGAAGGTAACGGAAGTTAAATGAGATTGTTAGGGTGGGTCCTAGTGTTGTATGACTAGTGTTCTTATGAGAGGAGACTTGGGAGTAATTATTTGCCATCAATTATAACACACAGAGTCATGCTGAGATCCGAGAAGTCTCAAGGCA
The DNA window shown above is from Mus pahari chromosome 3, PAHARI_EIJ_v1.1, whole genome shotgun sequence and carries:
- the Defb115 gene encoding beta-defensin 115, which gives rise to MLQTRSSTLSGHNKLWFLTLVVLVALAQTSPEGWFRNCFYGLGKCRRICRANEKKKERCGERTFCCIRETNSRLSHIPVTKDRKKDESC